From the Oryza glaberrima chromosome 5, OglaRS2, whole genome shotgun sequence genome, one window contains:
- the LOC127774371 gene encoding serine/threonine protein phosphatase 2A 57 kDa regulatory subunit B' kappa isoform-like → MWKQFLGKISWKAPKSGGGGGGGSPTAKSPPSKGAGNGEPPAPPAAAAGGGGGAEGETREDVFLRKLNVCCVVFDFSSAAAAAAAERGRDSPERERKRQVLVSLVDCVGAAEEPLTEAMISGCVRMFAINLFRVFPPKVRSGAAGAAEADEDEPFFDPSWYHLQAVYELLLRFVMSPVVDVKIARKYMDNSFVSRLLDLFDSDDPRERECLKTVLHRIYGKFMGNRPFIRKAVSNIFYRFVFETDRHNGIAELLEVFGSVISGFAKPLKEEHKLFLWKALVPLHKPKTVGVYLPQLTYCIIQFIEKEPKLAGTVIRGLLKYWPVTNSQKEMMFLGELEEVLELTEMAEFQKCMVPLFRRIAHCLNSSHFQVAERALFLWNNEHLFDLISQNRQTIMPIIYPALERNTRWHWNQSVLNVTMNVRKMFLEMDEGLLLTCQRNFQEEEEKRAASEERRKLIWENLERNASFRPVTGDIGFSVLPASAPLVAPTMT, encoded by the exons ATGTGGAAGCAGTTTCTCGGCAAGATCTCGTGGAAGGCGCCgaaatccggcggcggcggcggcggcggctcgccgacggccaagtcgccgccgtcgaaggGCGCCGGGAATGGGGAgcctcccgcgccgcccgcggccgccgcaggaggaggaggaggagcggaggggGAGACCAGGGAGGACGTGTTCCTCCGGAAGCTGAACGTCTGCTGCGTCGTGTTCgacttctcctccgccgccgccgctgccgccgcagagCGCGGGAGGGACtcgccggagagggagaggaagcggCAGGTGCTCGTGTCCCTCGTCGActgcgtcggcgccgccgaggagccCCTCACCGAGGCGATGATCTCCGGCTGCGTCCGCATGTTCGCCATCAACCTCTTCAGGGTGTTCCCGCCCAAGGTCCGgtccggcgccgccggggcggcggaggccgacgaAGACGAGCCCTTCTTCGATCCCTCATGGTACCACCTGCAGGCCGTTTATGAGCTGCTCCTCCGCTTCGTCATGTCCCCAGTCGTCGACGTCAAGATTGCTCGCAAGTACATGGACAATTCTTTTGTGTCTAGGTTGCTCGACTTGTTCGATTCCGATGATCCGAGAGAAAGGGAATGCTTGAAGACAGTCTTGCATAGGATATACGGCAAATTCATGGGCAACCGGCCTTTCATCCGCAAGGCGGTGAGCAATATCTTCTATAGGTTCGTGTTCGAGACCGATCGCCACAATGGGATTGCTGAGCTGTTGGAGGTGTTTGGGAGTGTGATTAGTGGGTTCGCGAAGCCATTGAAGGAGGAGCATAAGTTGTTCCTGTGGAAGGCGTTAGTTCCTCTTCACAAACCGAAAACGGTGGGCGTGTATCTCCCGCAATTGACGTATTGTATTATACAATTCATCGAGAAGGAACCAAAGCTCGCGGGGACTGTAATCAGAGGCCTACTGAAGTACTGGCCAGTGACGAACAGTCAGAAGGAGATGATGTTCCTTGGGGAGTTGGAGGAGGTGCTGGAATTGACAGAAATGGCTGAGTTCCAGAAGTGCATGGTTCCGCTGTTTCGAAGGATTGCACACTGTCTAAATAGCTCACACTTTCAG GTTGCTGAGAGGGCACTATTCCTGTGGAACAATGAGCACTTGTTTGATTTGATCTCCCAAAATCGCCAAACTATTATGCCGATCATATATCCAGCGCTGGAAAGGAACACTCGTTGGCACTGGAACCAATCAGTTCTAAATGTAACAATGAACGTCCGGAAAATGTTCCTTGAAATGGATGAGGGACTGTTGTTAACTTGTCAGAGGAATTtccaagaggaggaagaaaagcgAGCTGCATCTGAGGAGCGGAGAAAGCTTATATGGGAGAACCTAGAGAGAAACGCGTCATTCCGTCCAGTAACCGGAGACATTGGTTTCTCTGTTCTTCCTGCATCTGCTCCCTTGGTAGCACCCACCATGACATAA